In a genomic window of Helianthus annuus cultivar XRQ/B chromosome 10, HanXRQr2.0-SUNRISE, whole genome shotgun sequence:
- the LOC118482752 gene encoding uncharacterized protein LOC118482752, whose product MEKLVLALIHASRRLRRYFANHVIHVLTNYNIGNILARPEVSGRLAKWAIELGGHNVVFRPRPSIKGQVLADFMTEVPDDKDRECKAMEKAEKKQTEEPWLLYTDGASNEDGAGAGLRLVSPDKHEFTYAIRLDFKSTNNEAEYEAFLAGLRLAIKMGVRHIEAHVDSMLVAGQINGQYEAKSDIMALYLNQAKTLLQTFYSYKVHHINRSENKPADALSKLASTSFQHLAKDVRIEVLSNPSVPLREVSVIQTGTTSWMTPIIMYLQSGILPENKAEARKIQYKSEHYQMADGILYRKSYLGPLLRCVDADDANYLIREVHEGICGIHAGPRMVVAKQWGIDMVGPFPEAPGAVKFIIVAVDYFTKWVEAKALASTTSAVVKRFIWEQIICRFGLPLRIITDNGTNFAADDLERWFKELNIEHTFSSVAHPQGNGQVEAVNKSIVDGIKARLGEKRRG is encoded by the exons ATGGAAAAGCTTGTCCTTGCACTGATTCACGCGTCAAGAAGGCTGCGCCGATATTTCGCCAATCACGTCATCCACGTGTTAACAAATTACAATATTGGGAATATCCTAGCAAGGCCAGAAGTATCAGGAAGGTTGgccaaatgggcaatagagctaGGGGGACACAACGTAGTCTTCAGACCACGACCGTCGATCAAAGGCCAAGTTTTGGCAGACTTCATGACGGAAGTCCCGGATGACAAAGACAGAGAGTGTAAGGCGATGGAGAAGGCTGAGAAAAAACAAACCGAAGAACCATGGCTGCTGTACACAGACGGTGCATCCAACGAAGATGGGGCAGGCGCGGGGCTACGGCTAGTAAGCCCTGACAAACACGAGTTCACTTACGCCATACGCCTAGACTTCAAGAGCACAAATAACGAAGCCGAGTACGAAGCCTTTCTGGCCGGCCTGCGTTTGGCAATCAAAATGGGAGTCCGACACATCGAAGCACATGTGGACTCCATGTTAGTAGCAGGCCAAATCAATGGTCAATACGAAGCCAAGAGCGACATAATGGCACTCTATCTCAACCAAGCAAAGACGTTGCTGCAAACCTTCTATTCttacaaggtgcaccacataaaCCGCAGCGAAAACAAGCCGGCAGACGCCTTAAGCAAGCTTGCGTCAACAAGCTTCCAGCACCTAGCCAAAGACGTGCGCATAGAAGTTTTAAGCAACCCATCTGTTCCACTCAGAGAAGTCAGCGTCATCCAAACGGGAACCACGTCCTGGATGACACCCATAATCATGTACTTACAGTCCGGGATACTTCCAGAAAATAAAGCTGAGGCGCGGAAAATCCAGTATAAATCAGAACATTATCAGATGGCAGACGGGATATTGTACCGAAAGTCATATCTCGGCCCGCTGCTAAGATGTGTTGACGCCGACGACGCAAATTATCTGATCCGGGAAGTACATGAAGGCATCTGCGGTATCCACGCCgggccacgcatggtagtggcaaaa caatggggcatagacatggtggGCCCTTTCCCAGAAGCTCCGGGGGCAgtcaagttcatcatcgtcgcggtcgattacttcaccaagtgggtggaagcAAAAGCACTTGCGTCAACCACATCGGCAGTCGTTAAACGATTCATttgggaacaaatcatatgccggTTCGGCCTGCCACTCCGAATCATCACCGACAATGGTACAAACTTTGCAGCAGATGatctcgaacgatggttcaaggAACTAAACATTGAGCATACCTTCTCGTCGGTCgcacatccgcaagggaatggtcaagtCGAAGCGGTCAACAAGAGCATCGTCGATGGCATCAAAGCGAGGCTCGGTGAAAAAAGACGAGGGTGA